From the genome of Desulfovibrio sp. JY:
TCGCGCCCCACGATCTCCCGGCATTCGCCAAAATCGAAATTGGACAGCCAGCCGTACTGCTCCCGCCAGAAACAGGGGATGGCCGTGGGGCCGACCTTCACCTTGCCGTCCACGGTCAGCGTGAAATGCACGCCCAGAAACGGATTGGCCAGGTTGGGCACGGGGTAGATGTGGGTGGCCAGCGGCGGCGCGGCAGGATCGGCGTAGAGGTACAGCCCCTTGAAAGGCAGCAGGTGGTATTTTTGGGAGAAGCCGAAATCCTTGGCAATGGTGTCGGCATACAGCCCGGCGGCATTGACGACATAGCCGGGGGTATAGGTGGCCGCGCTCGTGCGCACGTCGCAGCCGGCGCGCCCCAGGTAGCGCACGCCGGTTTCGATGGTCACCCCGGCCTCGCGCGCGGCGGCGGCCATGGCCGCAAGCACCCGCAAGGGATCGATGGAGGCCGTGGTCGGGGAAAAAAGCGCCGCCCCGCAGGTTTTGACCCGCGGCTCGATGGCCCGGGCCTCCCTGGAAGTGATGCGCGAAAGTTCCACCCCGTTTTGTTTGCCGCGCGCCAGCAGCGTGTCCAGGACCGGCACCTCGGCCTCGTTTTTGGCCACCACCAGCTTGCCGCAGGATCGCACCGGCAGGCCCCGCGCGGCGCAAAAGGCCCTAAGCGCCGCGTTGCCTTCCCGGGTGAACCGCGCCTTGAGGCTGTCGGCGGTATAATAGAAGCCGGCATGGATGACGCCGCTGTTGCGGCCGCTGGCATGGGCGCCGATGTCCGGCTCTTTTTCGAGGACCGTGATGGAGGCGCCGGGATGGCGCGCCGCCAGTTCGCGGGCAATGGAAATGCCGACGACGCCGGCGCCGATAACCAGAAAATCGGGGGTGGTGGAAGAAGGCATCATACAAGCGACTCCGGGTGCAGGACAAAAAAAGGGCCCGCGTCCATGGTGAACGGAGGCGAAAGACGGCGGCGCGCCGGCACGATGCGGCGCGTCACGGCCTGCCTGTTGGCCCAAACGGGAGAGGGCGTCAAGAAGTCCGCCTGGCGCCGATGGTTGCCGCTGGAAGGAAAACGCACTATTTGGTGGGCATGACCACGCCCAAGCCAAGCCAGGAATGCGGACTGCCCGGCAGGGCCAAAACCGTCTGCCCGGATGGGGAGGCGACACAACCGGCGAACGCCATCGCCTGGTCCGGGCACAGGGCCGCGCTGGCCGCCTGCCTCGACGGACTGGTCGTCACCGACCGCGCCGGCGTCGCCTGCGCCCCGGACGAAGGCTTTCGCCGCTGGCTGGACGCGGCGACCACCGTGCGCCACGCCGGCGGTTGCGTCTTTCTCGTCGGCAACGGGGCCAGCGCCTCCATGGCCAGCCATTTCGCCACGGACCTGGCCAAGAACGGCTGCGTGCGCACCCAGGTGTTCACGGACCTTTCCCTGGTCACGGCGCTCGGCAACGACATCCGGTTCGAGGAAATCTACGCCGAACCGCTGCGCTGGTACATGACGCCCGGCGACATTCTGGTGGCCATCAGCAGTTCCGGCAATTCGCCCAACATCGTGCGCGCCGTGGACGTGGCCCGGGAACGCGGCGGCTTCGTGGCCACGCTTTCGGGCTTTTCCCCGGACAACGCCATCCGGCGGCGCGGGGACCTCAACTTTTACATCCCCGCCCCCACCTATGGCCTGGCCGAAACCGGGCACGCCTCCATCCTGCATCACTGGATGGACCTCATGGAATGCTGCCGCAAAAAAGAAGTATCCCGGTAGGATGGCGGCGCGACAGGGCGTCCGGACCGTGCCGGCGCGGAAAACGCTTTCCCAGGACGCGCCGGCGTCGTATGATGGCGCTTTCCAAACTGTCGCGAAGCAGGGTTGCCGCCAGGCGGCGCGCTTTGCTCGGGAGAACCGGCCATGCCTGAAATAACGCTCGATTCCCGCATGGACCTCTTAAGCGAATGCGTCAATATCGGCCTTGGCCGCGCCGCCGAGGCCTTAAACCGCATGTGCGACAGCCACGTGAAGCTCTCGGCCCCGGAAATCCGCATCATGAGCCGGCCAAGCCTCACCGCCGCCACCGCCGACCGCTGCCCGGCCATCTGCGAAGGCGTGTTTTTGCCGTTTTTCGGCGCCATGCGCGGCATGACCGCCCTGGCCTTCGCCCATGCCGACGCCGCCGCCCTGGTGACTGGGCTGACCGAGGCCATGGGCATCCCCGACCCTTCGCCGCACATGCGCGAGGACACTCTGCGCGAAGTGGGCAACGTGGTGCTGGTCGGCGTGCTCGGGGCCATGGGCACCATGCTCGGCCTGCACGTAAGCTACCAGCCCCTGTCCACGGCCAACAACCTGGGGCCGCTTCTGGCCGTGGCCGACGCGCTGTGCTCCGTGACCCTCTACGTGCGCGCCCAATTCGCCGTGGCCCGCTACCTGGCCACGGGCGACATCCTGGTGGTCATGGCCCAGGACGGCTTCGACGCCCTAACCACCGCCCTGGACACAAAGATCCGGGAACAAACCGGGTAGGACCGCCCCGACATGCGCGTCGTCCTCATCTCCCCCTATCCCGACATCACCGCCTTCGGCGTGCGGGCCATCTCGTCGTTTTTGCGCCAAAACGGCGTGGCCACCCGGCTGGACAACCAACCGACGCGAGGCTAAAAGCCGTTGCGGTCACGACCGCGAGGAGGAACGGGGTGCCACCAAACACAGTCCGACCGGCCGACGCCAGACAGAGCCGCCCCCCGAACGTCTGATTCATGGGACTGCTGCGGTTTCTTCTCGCCCTTTCCGTTCTCGTCGGCCATTCCGACCACGCCCTGGGCCTGCCGGCTCTGGACACCACCGTGGCCGTACGCGCCTTCTATATTTTGTCCGGCTTCTACATGTCCCTGGTCCTCAACGGGAAATACCGGGACGTTCCCTACGCCGGTTTTCTCGGCAGCCGCTATCTGCGGCTTTTCCCCTGCTACCTGACCGTCCTGCTCCTGACCCTGGCCTACGGCGGCCTGGTCTGGGCCATCCGGGGAACCGTGGAGTGGCCGTTCCAGGGCTGGGCCAAGGCCCTTCCCTCCTTAAACGACGTGTCCATCCTGGTCTATGCCGCCGCCAATCTCTTTATCGTCGGCCTGGACGCCCTCTGTTTCGTCGCCGTGGACGCCCGGGGCGCACTGCACCTCTCGCTTGATGCCGGAGGCAGCGGAAACGCCTTTTCCGGCCTCGTCTGGATCAGCCAGGCCTGGACCCTGGGACTGGAGCTTTTGTTCTACGCCCTGGCCCCGTTCATCGTCCGCCAACGTCCCTGGCGCATCGGCGCGCTGCTCCTGGCCAGTTTGGCCCTGCGCTTTGCCGTGTTCCCGGCCCTGGGGCTGCCGACCGACGCCCTGGGCGACCGCTTTTTCCCTTTCGAACTGGCTTTTTTTCTGGCCGGAGTCCTGGCCTGCCATGTCTATTTCCGGCTGAAGGCACGCCAACCCTCGCCAAGGATTCTCGCGGCGGCCCTGGCGGTTCT
Proteins encoded in this window:
- the lhgO gene encoding L-2-hydroxyglutarate oxidase, with the protein product MMPSSTTPDFLVIGAGVVGISIARELAARHPGASITVLEKEPDIGAHASGRNSGVIHAGFYYTADSLKARFTREGNAALRAFCAARGLPVRSCGKLVVAKNEAEVPVLDTLLARGKQNGVELSRITSREARAIEPRVKTCGAALFSPTTASIDPLRVLAAMAAAAREAGVTIETGVRYLGRAGCDVRTSAATYTPGYVVNAAGLYADTIAKDFGFSQKYHLLPFKGLYLYADPAAPPLATHIYPVPNLANPFLGVHFTLTVDGKVKVGPTAIPCFWREQYGWLSNFDFGECREIVGRELSLFAGADFDFRRLAAEELRKQFRPHIVRLAGELATGVRVSDYRKWGRPGIRAQLVDAAKRKLVMDFVLEGDARSLHVLNAVSPAFTCSIPFARHVADRIEAASR
- a CDS encoding SIS domain-containing protein; protein product: MTTPKPSQECGLPGRAKTVCPDGEATQPANAIAWSGHRAALAACLDGLVVTDRAGVACAPDEGFRRWLDAATTVRHAGGCVFLVGNGASASMASHFATDLAKNGCVRTQVFTDLSLVTALGNDIRFEEIYAEPLRWYMTPGDILVAISSSGNSPNIVRAVDVARERGGFVATLSGFSPDNAIRRRGDLNFYIPAPTYGLAETGHASILHHWMDLMECCRKKEVSR
- a CDS encoding chemotaxis protein CheC, with the translated sequence MPEITLDSRMDLLSECVNIGLGRAAEALNRMCDSHVKLSAPEIRIMSRPSLTAATADRCPAICEGVFLPFFGAMRGMTALAFAHADAAALVTGLTEAMGIPDPSPHMREDTLREVGNVVLVGVLGAMGTMLGLHVSYQPLSTANNLGPLLAVADALCSVTLYVRAQFAVARYLATGDILVVMAQDGFDALTTALDTKIREQTG